One Thalassospira marina DNA window includes the following coding sequences:
- a CDS encoding PaaI family thioesterase: protein MNNDADNLLYEQQHGSGLQEMLGYRLVDWQNERAVVEIDVASQHCNRAGILHGGVLATLLDTASGYACCYCPVPGNIRRCLTLSLTTQFMGQAGNGDIVRVEAHRQGGGRKIIFTTATAYNGKGEIIASATGTFRYHRGSEDAAGVPRD from the coding sequence ATGAATAACGACGCTGACAATCTTTTATACGAGCAGCAACATGGCAGCGGCCTGCAGGAAATGCTGGGTTACCGCCTGGTCGATTGGCAAAACGAACGTGCTGTTGTCGAAATTGATGTTGCATCGCAGCATTGTAATCGCGCCGGAATCCTGCATGGCGGCGTCCTTGCAACGCTGCTTGATACAGCTTCTGGTTATGCCTGCTGCTATTGTCCGGTGCCGGGAAATATCCGCCGTTGCCTGACCCTTTCCCTGACCACGCAGTTTATGGGGCAGGCGGGAAATGGCGATATCGTCAGAGTCGAAGCGCACCGCCAGGGCGGTGGCCGCAAAATCATTTTCACAACCGCCACGGCCTATAATGGCAAAGGCGAAATCATCGCATCTGCCACCGGAACATTCCGTTATCACCGTGGCAGTGAAGATGCTGCGGGAGTGCCCCGTGATTAA
- a CDS encoding aldehyde dehydrogenase (NADP(+)): MLSGKNYIAGEWQDGPDVFQADNPATGEKLPTKFQQGTEEHVDQAARAADACAEEFASMAPAKRAAFLRACAEEIDARGDELTEMGNLETALPAARLQGERGRTVGQLRFFADWIEEGSWFEARIETAQPDRAPLPRPDIRSMFKALGPVGVFGASNFPLAFSVAGGDTASALAAGCPVVFKAHAAHPGTSEIVAQAIDAAIKKTGMPKGVFSMVHGGGRVVGQSLVAHPMIKAVGFTGSTGGGRALFDIAVSRPEPIPFYGELGSNNPVYLMPNAMQKNAAGIAKAWVGSLTMGVGQFCTNPGLLLAVKGAELDTFVTTAVAELGGVASQAMLTDRVSSAYHDVNDAMAKHPKVTCALKRRENDGPFEGSPAVYRVSAADWAANPELAEEMFGPAGIIIECDNTDQILEISAKLHGQLTATIQMDDTDAEFAGKLRPILEKIAGRILVNGWPTGVEVCHSMVHGGPYPASTDSRATSVGSLAIKRFVRPVAYQAFADALLPDALKDSNPLNIPRLVDGKWQMPK, from the coding sequence ATGCTGAGCGGAAAAAACTATATTGCTGGCGAATGGCAGGACGGCCCGGATGTCTTTCAGGCAGATAATCCTGCCACTGGTGAAAAACTGCCGACCAAGTTTCAGCAGGGTACTGAAGAACATGTAGACCAGGCTGCCCGTGCGGCAGATGCCTGTGCTGAAGAATTTGCCTCGATGGCACCGGCAAAACGTGCGGCCTTCCTGCGTGCCTGCGCTGAAGAAATTGACGCCCGCGGCGATGAACTGACCGAAATGGGCAACCTTGAAACCGCCCTTCCGGCAGCACGCCTGCAGGGTGAACGCGGCCGTACCGTTGGCCAGTTGCGCTTCTTTGCCGACTGGATCGAAGAAGGTTCGTGGTTTGAAGCCCGCATCGAAACTGCCCAGCCCGATCGCGCCCCGCTGCCGCGCCCGGACATCCGTTCGATGTTCAAGGCCCTTGGCCCGGTTGGCGTTTTTGGCGCATCCAACTTCCCGCTGGCATTTTCTGTTGCCGGTGGTGATACCGCATCGGCCCTGGCTGCTGGCTGCCCGGTCGTATTCAAGGCCCATGCTGCCCATCCTGGTACTTCGGAAATTGTCGCCCAGGCGATTGATGCCGCCATCAAAAAAACCGGCATGCCCAAAGGTGTTTTCAGCATGGTTCACGGTGGCGGTCGCGTTGTTGGCCAGTCACTGGTTGCCCATCCCATGATCAAGGCTGTCGGCTTTACCGGTTCGACCGGTGGTGGCCGCGCCCTGTTTGACATTGCCGTTAGCCGCCCGGAACCGATTCCGTTCTATGGCGAACTGGGCAGCAACAACCCGGTTTACCTGATGCCCAACGCCATGCAGAAAAACGCTGCCGGTATTGCCAAGGCATGGGTTGGTTCGCTGACCATGGGTGTTGGCCAGTTCTGTACCAATCCTGGCCTTCTGCTGGCGGTTAAGGGTGCCGAGCTTGATACCTTTGTCACCACTGCTGTTGCAGAACTGGGTGGCGTTGCCAGCCAGGCCATGCTGACGGACCGTGTTTCAAGCGCCTATCACGACGTCAATGACGCGATGGCAAAACACCCGAAGGTCACCTGTGCCCTGAAACGCCGTGAAAATGACGGCCCGTTTGAAGGCAGCCCCGCCGTTTACCGTGTTTCGGCCGCCGATTGGGCCGCAAACCCGGAACTGGCCGAAGAAATGTTTGGACCGGCCGGTATCATCATTGAATGCGACAATACCGACCAGATCCTTGAAATCTCGGCCAAGCTGCATGGCCAGCTGACCGCGACCATCCAGATGGACGATACCGATGCCGAATTTGCCGGCAAGCTGCGCCCGATTCTGGAAAAGATCGCAGGCCGTATTCTGGTTAATGGCTGGCCGACTGGCGTTGAAGTCTGCCATTCCATGGTTCATGGCGGGCCGTACCCGGCAAGCACCGATTCGCGCGCAACCTCTGTTGGGTCGCTGGCAATCAAACGCTTTGTCCGCCCGGTCGCCTATCAGGCCTTCGCCGATGCCCTGCTTCCTGACGCGCTGAAAGACAGCAACCCGCTGAACATCCCGCGTCTGGTCGATGGCAAATGGCAGATGCCGAAATAA